A window of Gossypium raimondii isolate GPD5lz chromosome 7, ASM2569854v1, whole genome shotgun sequence genomic DNA:
CAATGCAATTACAaccagaaaaaaatttaaaagaaaatggaaaaaaattagaacCCGGTGTTTTCCGTTCTCATGGCGTCGGACTTTGTAAACATGGTAAATGAAAGGCGTCGGAATAAAAATTGGTaacaataatctaaaaaaaaaaaaggttttttccTGAAACGTTTCatattagaaagaaaaaagaaagaaagaaaaaaagaggaaacTTGGTCTTCTACTTATAAAACCACGTTTTGGATTAATTGCATTTTGAAGTCTCTCCATGTTCTTAAGTTTTCAATGATagtttttggtgctttcaaattacattttcaatGCTTTGATTCTAAAACTTTAAcgaattttttaaatctatattatttttctttaatgcaagttatcatttttgttttcttttaattaagatTGATTGAACGTTATTTGATAAAGgtaaattcaactttttttaattaagattgattaaacttttaattgtatcttaaaattaaagaaatattttctatttctttcataacttattcaataatatcaaatttaacgGGATCCTTTCTTTGCCGCATGTTCTACACAGCTTGAGAACGGCACCGTTTTTGGCTTGTTGAGCTAAAGAATGTCCGGCAGCAGCCTTTGCTTCTTCTACTTTGCTACCTACAAGTAGTAGTTTCAAGGATATTCAagaataaatgtttaaatttaaatttcatcctctattttacaaaaatttataaattaatcccTGTATActaatttgtcaaattttaattatagtaTTTCTCATAGAAATTGAGAAGTTAGTTTCTATATTCTAATTGGTCAAAATTAGATgaccataaaaaattattaataattgagtgaccattttataacttttataattgttatttgttaataGTTGGATTAATTTTacactaaattatttgaatctTATTAATAATTAGTGGAAtctaaatttcacaaaaaatattaataaaaaaacctaatatgAGGAAATCAagatacttaaaaattaaaatatcccaaaagaagaaagaaaacctaaattaaaaataaaattataattctcaaaaaaaaagaagaagatctAATTGGTACTTGGATTCGCCTATTCAACCCTCAATATGAGACTATCATATCCATAACCATTTAGCTTCAATACCGCTCTTTCAGCATCTTCCTTCTTCACAAAGTTGAGGAACCCAAATCCCCTACACAGCTCGGTTTTCCTATCAATCCCCACATGAACCCGGCTCACCTGACCGAACGGTGCGATAAGTTCACGCAAATCGGATTCTATAGCATCCTCCAACAGGTTAGTGAACCGAATAGTGTTCTCCTCGTCCCTGCGTTTCATATCGGTTCTGTTTCTGTTCCCTAAACTCCTAGCCATACCTTTAAAAGCTAATCCAAGGGGTAAATCGTGCACTTGCACCTGAAAATcgacaaaagaaaatttaatctCCTCAGGATCCTCACCTTTTTGAAGTTGATGAACAACCAGAATACAATTATTAAATGTCCAGGGCTCCAAAAAAATCATCtccttcaaataaataatatgatagaattgaatcaaatacaAGCCACTCTTCCCATTGGTTTAATAGTGGCCCCTTTCAACGGGCCCCATAGCTCAAGGAGAGTACGTTCCATGGCATTTAATTTAACCACCCTTTCTCCCATAAACTTACTCACAAGGCAAATATCATAGTTGATTTCATCCTCCACTCTGAATATCCCCGTCAAGCACCAGTTCAACATCCTCTTTTTCATGCAAAGACAACCCTTAAAGTGTGTCATCCATCCCCAACAAAACTAAGAAGCGACAAAACCAATCAGACAAAACAATACCTTTTGCTAGCAAATTCATAAAGCAATACAAAACCCTACACATCGACAAGATGAGCTTGCACTCACAACCCTAGCCGCAAACCACGAGATGTATGACTTTAGAGATAAATTACTTCACAGTTAGtgcttgaaattttaattgtatcTTAAAATTAGggaaatattttctatttcataactttttcaataaaataaaatcaattttttctaaaaaagatatatattacATTCTTTGGTAATATTAAAATCTTAATGTACATTTCTTTTTTATGGATAAATTGACAATATTtggtaatataataaaataataatcatatttaaaatttaatttataaactcATTATAACATATTgtcaaatctaataatttttataattattttttgtttttatataacaaTCATTGCATGTGTTGAAGAGGAAGAACAAAAATAAGTTTGTTAGTCATTGTAaccttattaattaaatatatatctttgcaattgttttaatttttacttatcTTTATATGCTTAATATACTATGTACtacaaaatgtcacatcaactgattttcaaaaaaataaaaatcacaataatcttcttattacaattatttaattagtataaccaaattttaaataaatttaaatacgtgGATTTCACTGTAAAAAAAATCACTGGTCTAATTTATATGGTTTTTCAAACTTAATCATATTTATCTTATTAACAACacaattaaaaaacaatttttattacCAGTCACTCAACctatcaaaatatttatcttattaacAATACAATCAAAATCGTATTTATCTTtgcaaaatatatttttaaattccttcaattttttaataaatttttgcacctttttagatgatatatatatatatatataaatttacatgTAATCtaaatttaaggactaaattgaaaagagcAATTAAGTTCTAGAATTAATGTGGACAAAAATATGTTGGGACGaagtttgaaaaatacaaaGTTTATGgaataaatgtgattttatcccaaaataaatctaaaatattgaTGATGTAATGTTTGGAATTTCAGTTTCtttccaaaaaaagaaaaaaagaaaaaagtgtaATGTTTGGAATAAGTTGCAACGTTTCAGCAACTCTAATAAAGAAAATCTCACCTGGAGATCCTCAAGatcttcaaaatttattagTCTTGATTATACTATATCAGATACATAAACACTAGAGCTGGATCAAAGTACCTATAAAAGGGCTGGGGTTGAGGAACCTAATGTGTATGGAAAATTAAATTGGGTTGATGTAGCGTCCAAAGGAGCTCTCAACACTTCAACACTGAAAGGAGGTGATGGCACAATTCCTACGGCTGCTAGCTCATGGATATCCCTAGCTGCGCCACCCTGCGTCAATTACTGCGCGGGCTAGGGTTTGCATGACCTGGGAGACGTGATTTGCCTTCTTTTTCGGTATTGAGGTGAAGGGAGCTCCTTTTGCTCCTTCTAAGTTTATCaccttttttctattaattttctCTCCGTCATTAAGTATTTCTGGAACTTGGTTAATATAAGACTGGTTCATGTGAATCATGTGAAACAGGAAGGAAAGTTTAAATTTGTTCCTCAAGTGGCCTCAAATGCAAGGATGTGCATTGATAACTCTTCCTTCTCACTTTTGTCCTCAAAAGCTTGCTGTCCTTGATCTATTAGAAAGCAAAATCCAACAGCTGTGTTGCTCTTACTCTAAAAAGGTAATGATATatcattatatatgtatatatatacacacattgTCTGCTTTCTTCTTTAATTCATTTTTGCTGGTTTCTTCTGCTCGTAACTAGCTAGTTTTTGGCAATTTATAAGCTGGGTACTTTTTTATAcgtaatatttgtttgtttcaggTTGCTGAAAACTTGGTCATGAATCTGCGTGGTTGTCCTTATTTGGCTTAACGGTTGGGACTTTAATTTGCTTACACCATTTGGATACAGGCTGTTCAAACCTTGTTGAATTTTCCAGTGATGTTTCGCGATGAAAAATCTGGACGATGAACAGACTCCGAATGCTATTATTCGAGCTATTTGGAACTGGGAAACCGGGTAGCCTTGGCTAACTTTGGGACAAATCTTCGTGGAATTCCTTCGTGGATACACTACTAAACTATCCATACTTGTTAAAAAACTATCCCACGACGGCTAGCCCCCCGCCCCCGAGACAAAATCTAGCTTGTGGAATTCCTTCACTGTTTATATCCCCATTAatgtttctatttttctattatccAACAAAAGTTAAATCACCATTTGCATGCTTGACCTTGATAATTCACAAATGGGCTCTACACAGGTATTAAATTATCGAGTAAGGTTTTGCTTTTTATGAtgataatttttagattttgtaaTTCATGTACTCTTATAATGTTGAAAGACCTCGTTTCACTGCTTTGGTGGGGGGTGAAGGGAAAGGGTTGTGTTAGTTTTGCAGTTGACTTTTGCGAAAAGGTCAAAGCCAACAAAGGAGTTCGTTAGCAAATGTAAAGGCAAACTACACATTCAGTGGGGACAAGGGATTAAGCATTAATTACATGAATTCTTTTGCAAAACCTTTGAGTCTTTCATGGTCGAAGACAGTCTTTAATGGGGATAAGAACCAAAAGTTCTATACAGTTTGTGATATTAGATTCTAACGCATTTTGCTGAATGATTAGGCTGCCCTCCATTGGGAAAGGAAATGAATTAGAGTCAtttttgtaatacccaattttagtctgggctcacatatggaaacataatctttgaagatatgcaatcttagatatgatatgtaatcttagaagatatgattttgtaatcttagagatttaatttgtagataccctttaatcttagccgttgatgtaattgatctgtaccgttggatttggagaggcttaactataaatagaggcctctcccttcattgtaaaaaaaaaaaaaggaaaagagggaatcaaaaaaaaaagggagagattggcagttttttaaaggtggcttactgttttctttttttttctttttcgattattttttacttatttacgattttaaaaaagggagaaggtgataccgctgtgaattttatttattttatttagccgtaataaagtgacgcgtttcaaaggatggagatattttcccattcgagccctatgagttattcgcacctttttaatgttttacaattagtttttttttatctttttagaaTTAGCCCTTTAATttgctttcaatttcaatttagccctgctggaacgacgtcgttttagaGGAGAGGAGAAAATTTCCCTCCccgcccctctatgtaattcgcgtgttcaatttaatcctttgggttttatttatttgaagattttcccccatatttttcatattcagttcaatttagtttttttttctttttttaaaactaattaacttccataatgtaattatttcttttattttttaattagtttttatttatatatatatatttgttgttttatttatttatttatttattaaaaaatatttttatatgtacgtatatttatttttaatattgtaattattatttaatatttatatatatatatactttttatgtaTCCATTTATCttcctatatatatgtatattttctataatgtaattattattatcattatttttatatgtacatatgtatatatattttaacaaatgttTTGTTTATATCCATAtggataattattattttttaaaaagggcttaaatatatatattttaaatacctattttataatctatatatgtttatctatttttctttatattcataaatattatgtatTGCATATATATCGTTccataacccaaaaatttatttgtaaatcatatgtatattttaatcttcataatttctatgttcatattatatatattcttttcttcatttatttggtTGGCTTTCCTCCTTTCGTTATATAATTgagtttacatttaatattttgcatgtcatggattattgttatcgattttgtttattcatttattcatattatttttatgccatcgtaatatttattattgcattatatatttaatgtagcatcacatcatttttcactcgatttcaaaattttcaaaattgagataatgcttgtatttaggattttcaaggaaattgagccctaacgtattgggttccgattttcttcattaaatctaacaatcgagcatttctctttaatcaaaaaaataagaactcattattgggaattcaacacgttgtgtcctaatgtattggatgtgacgcattgatttctcgaaatgaagatttttctaaaaataataaaggaaatattcgagtttgggattttggaggaattgtgccctaacgacAATGcaatttcttaaatcttgaataaatggatattcttttaaatttttattacacaagtattctgacctaattcatttttgaggaaattagaatgccgtgccctaacgcattgggtgtggcattttctttctctgaaatgataagggtcataatacgtaacgtttaagagttttt
This region includes:
- the LOC105762691 gene encoding uncharacterized protein LOC105762691 — translated: MARSLGNRNRTDMKRRDEENTIRFTNLLEDAIESDLRELIAPFGQVSRVHVGIDRKTELCRGFGFLNFVKKEDAERAVLKLNGYGYDSLILRVE